Sequence from the Ignavibacteriales bacterium genome:
GAAACCGCTTGAAGAAATGCTCTTGGTAAAAAATGAAATTTACTGGGATAAATCAAAAGATGGTCAGCAACTTCCTTTACTTGATGAAATATACGTAAGGTTTTTAGCTAATTCATCAATTGCTCTATCTGATTTTCTTAAGGAAGAAAACTTTTTATACTTAGTGAATGAGAATGTTTTTCAAAAACTAAAATCAGAAAAATATTTTTTTGACAAGTACAATTATGAAAAAATAGATTATGGTTTTAGTCTTCGTTTTTTTGGTTTCTCTCTGGATAAAGGCTCACCACTGGTAAAGGATGTTAACTTTAGAAGAGCATTAGCTGTAAATATTAAATTAGAATCGATAACTATTGATTCGCTAAATAATTTTGTAATAGCCAGAAGCCTGGTTCCTCCAAAAATGTTTGGTGATTCAACTCTTACTTTTGGAAAACACAACTTCAAGTCTTTGGAAGATAGCTCAATTTTTATAGATCAAATTAAAAAATATAAAATAGATATTTTGAGTACAATTTATTCAAAAGAAATTAAATGCCTTGAAAATTCACTTGCTGAATTAGGAGTAAAATATTCAACCAACATTCAAACTTTGAAATATTACGAACAGATTGAAAAAGATCGACCTGATATTTTTCGTGTAGGCATGCTTCCATCTTACCCGGACCCGGAAGAGTACTACAATTTATTTCACTCAAAAAACATCAACAGTGTTAACTTAACGCATTATAATAATCCTGAATATGATAGAGTACTTGAAAAGGCAATGTTCGAACAAAACAAAACAGTAAGGCTGAAATATTTTTTACAATTAGAAGAAATTCTTAAAGAAGATGTTCCTGCTATTTATATATCACACGAAGGACCAAGATATTATCTTTATCCAAAATTTGTTCGCGGATTAAAAATCCAGTATATGATCCCAAATTACAAATGTGTGTGGCTGGAAAGAAAGGATGCCAAAACAAACTAAATTAAAGCACAAAATAATTCTTCTTTTTACAGTTTTTACTTTTACTATTCTTAGTATTGTAATAATTTATTTTTATTTCACAAATAAAAAATACATTCAAGAACAATCCCAATTTGAAATCAAGTCATATTCGAACCAATGTTTTGATGCTATTCAAAAAGAAATTGAATATTCACAATTTGAATTAAACGATTTAACATCACAATTAGAATTTATTGTTAGCGAATCCGGAGGGTTATATAATGATGAAGTTACCAATGTTTTCCAAAAGTTTATTGATTCTTTTCCCTTCAAATATTCTAAGGTTATAGTCTTCAACCAAAATCGTAAGGAATGTATAATTGGGATTCCTACAAGGGTTTTCAGCGGAGAAATTTTAGCGGACATCTCTCAGGCAGATAGTTCTTTTCAAAGAAAAGAATTGCTAAACCTGAAGGAAATAATGGAGAACAATAAAAGCAAGAATATGGTGTTTAATATTGATAATAAAGAATTGAATTTTTTATTAAAAGATTCACATAAAAACAATTTTGTTCTTCTGGCAAAATCCAATATTGATAATTTTATAGAACAAGCTTTAAGTAAAATTAACTTTCCCAACTCAATTTCTGTATTTCTTGCTTCGTATGATGGAGTAGTACTTTTTGCTACTGATAAAAAACTACAGAACCAGCAGGTAAATAATATTATCCCGAATGGGCAATATTCCATAAATAAGTTTACCGCCAATAATGAAAACTATTTCATTGATAATAACAATAGCACTATTAATTGGAAGAATTTTAAGGCGTTGAACTTATTCCTTCAAATCCAAAATGATTACAGCAATGAGATTAACAATCTGAATACTATTTTATTGCGGGTGGTTGGATTCACCATATTTTTTATAGCTATTGTATTAATAGTAATAAGCTATCTTAGCAACCGTTTATCAAATTCATTAAACAGAGTAACAAATGTAGCCAACCTTGTTGCTGCAGGCGACTTTTCACACAAAATAGAAATTGTAAGAAATGATGAAATAGGAATTCTAATTAATTCTTTTAATGAGATGGTAAATAAACTGAAAATAAGCTATTCAGAATTAAATGAACTTAACATTGAACTGGAAAATAAAATTAACGAACTCATTCAGACAAAAGCCGAACTATCCCAAAAACAAAGATTGGCGTTGGTTGGTGAAACTATTTCGAAAATCTCACACGAAATTCAAAATAAAATTAGCGGGATAAACATTTGGGTCCAGAATCTGGAATTCCAATTAAAGAATGACGAGACTTCAATAATTTATTTGAATGAAATAAAAGAAGCCTTAAAATCTTTTCAGGAAAAACTTGTTAACTTTAAAAAATTCTATAGACAGCCGCAACTTAATAAACAGAAGATTGATTTAAATCCATTTGTAGATAATATTTTAGATGGATATTCGCTGGAAATTTCTTCTAAAGAATTAACCATAAAGAAATGTTTTTGCGAAATGATTCCTTTTATATGCGGAGATAAAGAACAACTTGAAGAAGTATTTATCAATCTACTATTAAATGCCTTGTACTTTTCTCCGCAAAAAGGAATTATAGAAATACAAACATTTAAAAATGAAAAGAACATAAGCGTTTCTATTTCCGATAATGGACCTGGAATTAAACAGGACGACCTTGATAAAATCCTTCAACCTTTTTATACAACAAAATTAAGTGGAAGCGGACTTGGACTTACCATTGCCAATAATATAATTACCGCACATAACGGCGCTCTTAAATTTTTCAACAAAGAAAATGGTGGCGCTTGTTTTGAAATAATTCTTCCTTTTACTGATGAGTAATTAAATATTATGATGATGTATAAAGCAAAATTGTCTTTAGTTATAAGAGGTAGTTAAATGAAAATTCTATTAGTTGATGATGACCGATCAATAAGAAAAGGTATAGAAACATTTTTAATTTCAGAAAACCATGTTGTTTCTTGTTATGAAAATGGAAAAGACGCTCTTGAAAAATGTAAACAGGAAAAGTTTGATTTAATTGTTTCAGACATGATGATGCCTGAAATGACTGGTCTCGATTTTCTTATTAACTTAAAGAATGAATCTGACGAAACACCTTTTATTTTAATAACTGCATATGCATCAATTGAGGATGCTGTAACAGCAATGAAGATTGGGGCTGAGGATTATCTTACCAAACCATTAAACCTGCTTGAGTTAAAACTGAAGATTGATAAAATTAAAAGTAAAAGAATTCTGGTTGAAGAAAATATAGAATTAAAAGAAAAGCTGAAAAAGATGGAATTCCCGGATTTAATTGGAAACAGCAAAACTATGATTGATGTGAAAAATAAAATAATAAAAATTGCGGCTGATCCGGATGTGTCTGTTATGATTTATGGTGAAAGCGGAACCGGGAAAGAAATAGTTGCAAGAAATATTCATTATAAAAGCAAAAGAGTTGATAAACCATTTATGGCAATAAATTGTGCTGCTCTTTCAGATGAAATTTTGGAAAGTGAATTATTTGGACACGTTAAAGGTTCTTTTACAAATGCAATAAAAGATAAGATCGGACTTTTTCAAGCTGCTGATAAGGGAACACTGTTTCTTGATGAGGTTAGTCAAATGAGTCCACGACTACAGGCAAAGCTACTACGAGTTTTGCAGGAAAGGAATTTTCAACAAGTTGGAAGCACTCAAACGATAAGCGTTGATGTGAGAATAATCGGCGCTTCAAACAAGGATTTGAAAAAATTGATTGAAGAAGAAAAATTCAGAGAGGACCTATATTACAGATTAAATGTAATTGAAATCTGCCTTCCGACTTTAAGTGAACGAAGCGATGATATACCTTTGTTAATCAATCATTTTCTACAGAAAGAAAATATTCGTATGCAAAAGCAAATTTTCTTTTCACCAGAATCTGTAGAATTATTACAAAAGTATTCCTGGAAAGGAAATGTGAGGGAATTGGAAAATTTTATCAGGATGATGTTTGTTACAACCGAAAAGCAAACGATTGAACCAACTGATTTACCGGAATCCATTTTTTCTGAAGTGCTAATCTCCTCTTTGAAATGGAAAAATCTTTGGCGGCAAAATAATTTTCAAACTGCATTAAATAGCGCCATTGAAAATTTTGAAAGAGAGTTCCTGACTTATCACATAAAAAATAATTGTGGAAATATCTCCAAGACTGCTGAAGCAATTGGATTATCAAGAGTATCTTTGCATAAAAAAATAAGCCAGTACAAACTTATATCTGATGAGAAAAATGGAGCTAACTTCTAATTCAAAACAATTTTTAAAATATCACTGCTGTAAACTAATTCCCATTTTGTAAATATTAGTTTACACTAATTCGTTTATTCATTTTACTCCCAAATTAAGTCAATCAATCTTTCCAATAAACTTGTCGTAAACTTCAATTAACAATCAGGATATTTTCCATACAGAATTTCCTGCCAAATCAATTCAAATAACAAAAAAATTTGCCTTATGGATTTTGGCAGGACGATTGTATGATAATATTAAATTCATTTAATAATTATGACAACAAATTATTTCAACTCTTCCATAACAAAAGATAAACTTGATTCCCTTTTGATAATTGAAAAGGATGAAATTCAGCGAAAAGGATTAATTGTTGCAATGATGGATTCATTTACTGAAATCCGATTAACCAATAATCCGCACGAGGCGATAGCGATTGCAAAGAAACGCAAATTTTCTGTGATAATTTCCGAAGCTGGATTTGATGTGATAAGCGGAAGTGAACTTATAAAAAACTTGTACGCCTGTAATCCGGATTCACTTATAATTGTTATATCCTCATACTTAAATGAAGAAATAAAAACTGAACTTCAAAATGCTGGTGCGCAGTTAGTATTTGACAAACCTATTGACATTCAAACTTTACTCAAAGAAATATTCATCTTCAAGAATAAAATCAAATAGGAGAAAAAATGAAAAGATCAAAACTATTTTTTTTACTGATTATTTTATTACCTCTTACAATTTTTATAACATTAGAAACAGGTTGCAAAAAAGATGAAAGCAATCCTGCTAATTCAACTAACAACGGTAATAATCAAACTGATGCTAATCAGGTAAGAGGTGAGAATTGGCTGCTTGGAACCTGGGAAGGTATTACGCCGGGTGATGCAACTCCACCACTTAACAATAAAAAAGTAAGGATTATTTTTACTGCCGTTAAATTATCAAGTGAAAATAATCCGCAGAGAACGCAAACAAACAGAATTTATGCTTACACTGGAACGATTACCTGGGATGCCGATGGAAATGGACAGTGGACTATGGCAATTAATGCTAATGATTTTCCAGCTGAAACCGGCGGAGGTACAGTTATTTGGGAATGCACCACCTTTAAACCTTCAAATCAATTTACAGAACATATTTCTCTTGGGGCACACGATACTGCAAACACAGCCATAAGACATGGTGTTAGTTTAAACTGGGGTCCAATGATTTCGACTACATCGGCAAGCTATACTTATCTGGATTTTTATGGAGACATTGAAGTGGACAGTGGTTCGAATGAACGAATAGAATTTTCACCTGACAAAATGCTGCGACTAACTAAAAAGTGAAATTAAATAAAACCAATTAAAATTATTAAGGAGAATTGAAAATGAAAAAGTTTTCTGTGATAATAGCTGTTTTAATAATAACTATTTTCCTGCCGGCTCAACAAAAATTTTCTTCAGATTACTTAAAGCATAAGTTGAATCTGAAACATCAGGAAAATATATTGAGAGAAAACTATAATCCATTTGAAATTAAATTAGATTCCTGGATTCCAACAGATCTGCTATCTCAAATGTGGGATAACAATGATTGGCAGAATATGGCTTATACACAATTCTTTTATGATGCAAATGGAAAATTAACCAGCGATTTGAGTCAAAGTTGGGCAGATGGTGCATGGGTTAATAACTCTCGGACCACCTATACTTACGAGGGTAATCTACAATCAATTATGGAATCTGATAATTGGGAGAATGAAACATGGGTTCCTGCCTACAAAACTCAATGGACCTACAATGAAAACAGGAGAGTAACAAACATTTATAACCAGACATGGGTAAATAGTGAATGGGTAACTAATAGTCAGGATACTTATACTTACGACGGTGACAATTGTACTCAATTATTGATGGAAAATTGGGTAAATGGTGCTTGGGAAACTTCTCATAAAACGACTTATGAATATGATGCTGAGGGAAATAATACTGTTTCCATTTCTGAGACTTGGATATTTGGTTTTACAATCACGGGAAAAGAGATTAACACCTTCGATCAGGGTTTACGAATTACATCTCTTCGTCAAAATCTGGCTGGGACAGATTGGATGGATGCTGGTCGAACAACTTATTCATACAACACAAACAGGCAGCAAACACAATTTGTAGGTGAACAGTGGACAGGCTCTGAATGGGTAAATACAATGAATGGTCTATTTACTTATGATGCAAATGGGAATAATACGGAATCATTAACACAGAACTGGGAGAATGGTGCCTGGGTAAACTTTATGAAATTGACATATAATTATCAGCCGTCAACTGATGTAGAGAATAAAGAAATATCAATTAAAGATTTTAGACTATTAAACAATTATCCAAATCCGTTTAATCCTTCAACCAAAATTGGATTTCTAATTCCTGCCAGTCCGGCAGGTGGGTCGGAATTCGGATTTGTTTCATTAAAAGTATTCGATGTTCTTGGAAATGAAATAACCACATTGGTAAATGAAGTAAAACCATCGGGAAAATATCAGGTGGAATTTAACGCTGCAGATTTGCCAAGCGGTATCTATTTCTATAAACTTCAAGCTGGTAATTTTGTTGAAACTAAAAAAATGTTGATGCTTAAATGACATGGTCATTTAAACTGAAATCCCGATTCTGATCGGGGTTACTCCACAAAAAAAAATTTCATATGTCCTTCAGGGTTCGGGGGGAACCTTGAAGGTACTTTTAATAGCTATAACATCTTCATTAAAACAATGGTTATATCATCATTCTGTTCTCTTCGCCCACGGAATTTTTCTATTGACAACATAACTTCATTCATAATTTCTTTTACAGGTTTCGCTTTGTTCATTTTTATTACTTCAGCAAATTCATCCATTCCATAAAGATCGTTATGCTCATTCATCGCTTCGCTAATTCCATCTGAAAAGAAAGTATAAATTTCATTCGGTTGATATTTTAATTCGATTTGCTCAAGAGATTCTTCAAATATTATCCCTTCCTCCAAGCCCAATCCAATACCTTTTGATTGATAAATTTTAACCGCTCCATTAATTACCAACAATGGCGAATGCCCCGCCCGGCAGAATTTAATTGTTTTAGTTTCAGCATCTATTAAAGCAAGGTTAACAGTAATAAACCAATTTCTTTCAATGCTGTCATAAATTCTCTTATTAATTTCCACCAAAACTTCTTTTGGTGAAATATTGTTTTGACAGTACAATTGCACCATCGTTTGTAGTTTGCTCATATAAAGGGATGCGGATAATCCTTTGCCAGAAACATCACCAACAATTACAAAAAGTTTTGTTGGAGATATTTGAATCAGGTCGTAATAATCTCCGCCAACCTGCATTGCAGGAATCATTTTACCGCATAAATCAATCCCGGTAATTTGAGGAATCTGCTTAGGCAGCAATCCTTCCTGAATTTTTCTGGCATTATCCAAATCTCTTTCCATCGTTAACTTTTTAGCTTCAGATTCATATAGCCGTGCATTCTCCAGAGACAAACCGGCTTGATTTGCAGCAGCACAAAGTAGTTCCAAATCCTTTCCCGCAAATTGAGAACCCGATAGTTTTAAACCGAACAACAATAGACCGATCACTTTGGATTTAATAACCATCGGTACAATTGTGTAAATATTTTCCTGGATTAATTGCTCGTAATTATCCGGAAAAATTTCCCTGAATTGAGATTGCTCAATGTAAGTTCGTCCATTAATTTCCAATTTTTCCTGAATAAAATTTGCAAGCTGATTATTTAAATCAGAAATAGTAAGTTCATTTATTGACAAACCAAGATTTCTTCTCAATTCATATTTCAAAGAATTATTTTCTTTAAGCAAAATACCGAAGCGATTAATTCTAAGTGCGCTAATAAATGTTTCCGTCATAGAATCAAGAATATTTTCCAAACCAACAATGCTAACAACATCATTGCTAAATTTTAGAATAACTCTTTGATATGTAAATTGCTCCGGGTAGAATCTTCGAGTTAAAAGATTTTGAAATTTATCCTTGGTTGATTGAAAGATAAACGCAAATATCACAAACGTGAAAACTGCTATTGCGCTTTGATAAGGTGTTCCGATTGCTGAACCGATACCTTGTCCCAATCCATAAGTAACTAAATAGTAAATGACTGCTATAGTTGCTGTGGCGGTTCCATATACAATTGTATTTTTTACAACTACGCTAACATCCATCAATTGATACTTAAAAATTGAGTAACCAAAGGAGATTGGAATTATAGCAACTAAAACAATCGGCATAAAGTACTCCGGAGAGTTAAAGATTGTATCTGCAATAATATTTGCAACCATAGTTGAATATATTAAAGCTACAACTCCAAGAGTATATGCAGCAAGAATTACAATTAAAGGTTTTTTCTCTTCTTTTGTTTTTAATCTATAAAAATTAATGAATAATGAAATCAATCCAATTAAAAGTCCAAGTCCAAGTAATATATTGGTAATTCGTATTACATAGGCATAAAGTAATTGGTCATTCGGAATAAAGACAAAGAACCATCGATATAAATAAGATAAAAGAAACAGAGTAGCGGATGAAATTATGAATGCCTTTTTTAGCCATTTCTTTTCAACAATCTTAAATGGTTTGGGAAAACTCCAGAAAAAATATACGATCATAAATGGTAAAGCAAACCCTGCCATAGACCAGATAATATCAACTGTAAGAACTATCGGCAGATAGCGTACAATTGGATTATCTCCCCAGGGATTTGTTATAAGAACAATTGACATATAAAGAACAAATCCACAACCAATCCGATAAAACAATCTTTGAACTTTACCATCGGGTTTTGCCATAACAACTATAAATCCAACAACCAGCCAAATAAAACCGAGTAGTCCAATTCCAAGATTTCCAAAATTTATTAATTTTTTAATATAGACTTTAGTTTCTATGATCTTTCCATTTTTCTTTATAGTATAATTAGCATACTCACCTTCTTTATGTTTATTTAAAGTAACCTGAGCGACTAAAGCGTTAGGTAATTTTACATTGTCTATTTTTAAAAGTATATCTCCGTTCCTTACACCAGCATTCCAGGTTACGCCGTTAACTTTAACACTATTAAAGAAAATCGTAATGCTATCCTTAGCCATTTTTTTTGGAATCCACAAGCATTCATCATTAGAAACAACTGTAACAACAAAAACAAAATAAAGATTTGCCAGAGCTACAAAAGCCACAAGCGCAGCTAAAAATATTGTAATGGTTTGCCTGTATTTTAATAATATCGTTTTAAGTTTCTTCATAAGTTATTTTACTTTAATGATCATAAGAGTTATATCATCTGACTGTATTGCACCTTCAGTATGTGTTTGAACATCATTCCTGATTTCTAAAAGAATTTTTGCGGCTTCTTCCTGATAAATTTGTTTGCTTAATTTTTCCAGGCGTTCATCCGTAAACTCTTCCATCATTTTATTCATTGCTTCTGTTACACCATCCGTAAAAAGAATTATTGCATCCCCCGATTGCAAACTAATTGTTTCCATTGCATAAGGCTTAAGAGTTTTTAAAATTCCAAGAATCATTCCCCCTTTTGTAAATTTTGAAATATTTCCATTTCTAATTAAAAGTGGTGGATTGTGTCCGGCGTTTACATATGTTAAAGTTATAGCTTCATCATTAAGAATTCCCCAAAAAAATGTAATAAAATTTTCTCCCATCGTATTTTCAGAAACAAGATCGTTGATCAAGCCGGTTGCATCGCTTAGTTCCATTCCGTGTTTGGCAATTATTTTTAAAAAAGCCTGCAGGTTTGCCATAAGCAGTGAAGCAGGTACCCCTTTACCGGAAACATCAGCAATTGCAAACAGAATATTATTATCATCAAGTCTTAGGACATCATAATAATCTCCGCCAACCTGTTTTGATGAAACATTTACAGCCTGTATTTCAAAGTTCTGTAATTTAGGAAGTGATTTGGGAAAAAGATTTTTCTGAATATTTCGGGCAATCTCAAGATCCTTTTCCATTTTTTGTTTTTCAAGAGTTTCTTTAAATAGACGCGCATTCTCAATCGAAATCATAGCAAGGCTGCCGATGGAATAAATATATTCTGAATCAGATTCTGAATATTCAATGTTGTTAATTCTTTTTCCAAGTAAAATTAATCCTTTAGTCTCGCGCTGGATCTGCATTGGAATTAAAAGCTCTACACCAATATTAACTAATTCGCCATATTCTTCTTTCAATTTTTCTTTTCTTAAAGGAGTAATTATTTCGGCTGGATTACAATTTTGAAGTATCGCAGAAAGTAACGGTTGTGGGAATTTGGAATCCAGTATTGTCATACCGTTAGGTTCGCAAACAATAACAGCATAGTTAGAAATTAATAACTGACCTATAATTGAATAGATAAGAAGTTTTACAACCCGCTGTGTTTCCAGTACACCGCTAAACTCTTTGCTAAGTTCAAACAAGGACGAGAGCATGGATACTTTTGAATCCAGGCTGCGATTAGCGGTTTTCAGTTTCTCAAAAATTATTGAATTCTCAATTGCTGTTGCGGCAATATTAATAATCAGGTCTATAAATTCTTTATCATCAGGTGTGTATTCTTTCTTGCTAAGTTTATCACCAAGAAAAATAATTCCCAAAGTTCCCTGTGATGATTTAATGTGTTGGCAAAACTGTAAATTATATTTTTCTTTGAAGTTTGTTAAAACAGGTTTATTGTTTTCAATATCTTCACGATTGATTGAAGGAAATTGTTTAATAACTTCTGCTGTTAATCCTTTAAATGATTTTACCTTCAACTCACCATAATCATCAAATAAAGCAATTACACCTTTTGTTGTATGAAATTTTCCAAAACAGGTTAGCAAAAGATTATTGAGATTGGATTTAAGATCTAAGCTGGAGTTAATAAATTTACCAAAATCTACAAGAGCAGATAAATTTCTTTGTGCACCATCGGTATCAAATAAACTCATAATACACTTTTATGAAAGATATTTTACCAGAACAACTTGATTTTTATTACCTGTGTTCGGATTATACCGGACTTCATCCATCAGCTTCTTCATCAGGTAAATTCCTAATCCGCCAACTTTATGCTGCTGATAATATTTTTTTATATCTGGAACGGGAATTATGCTGGGATTGAAATCTAAACCATAATCAGTTATAGAAACAATCATTTTATTTTCAGCAACTTTAATATTAATAAGAATATCACCTTCAGGTGAGAATTTATAAGCATGTTTAATGATGTTTGTACAGGCTTCATCAACAGCTAAAGCAATTTTATCAACAACCTCTTCAGTAAAACCGGTTTGAGATGCAATTGACTTTGTAAAGTCTCTAATCATTCCAAGGTTATCTGTTGTGCTTTTAACCTTAATTTCTTTTTCAATTGATTTAATATTGTTATTCAAGACTAACTCTTCTCGCTGAACTTTTGAACTGCTTCCTTTTCGTCGTTATAAAATTCATAAAGTAATGGAAAACCAAGCAGATCAAAGATGTTATAAACTTTTGGTGTCATATTGGTAAATTTAATATCGCCTTTATTATCCCGCATTGTTTCTACGTAAGCCATAAAAACACCTAAACCAGCGCTGCTTATATAATTTAAACTTTCAAAATTTACAACTACTCTGTACTTCTGGCTATCAATTAGTTTAGTGAATATATTCTCCAGCTCTGGTGCTGTGTGTGCATCAAGATAGCCTTGTAAGTTGATTATACTTACCTGATCATCTTCGTGCATTTGCACATTAAAGTCTGCCATTAAATCTCTCCCGAGTTTTTATTTTTTAATTTCCATTTGAAAATAACTAAAGTAATATCATCATGCTGCGGACTTCCTTGCGAAAATGTAGTTACTTCCCTCATAATCTGATTTGCAAGTTCATCCAAACTTACTTTACCATTAGTTAGAATTATTTTTTCAAAACGTTCATCACCAAAATCCTCCAGAGATGCATTCTTGGATTCTGTAATACCGTCTGTGAACAATACTAATATATCATTTTCTTTTAATTTAATCTCAACTTCTTCAATTGTATTAACAAAATTTGAAGTGTGGTCGAGCCCTAAACCCATCCCACCCGGTTTATAATGTACAATTTTACTATCCCGCGATAAAAGTAACGGCATATGACCAGCACGGGCAAAAAACATTTTGGAATTTATTAAATCAAAAACACCATAGATTACAGTAATAAAACTTTTTTTCTCAAGGCTAAATCTTAAAATTTCATTTGCTTTAATTAAAACTTCGCGCGGGCTTTCTATCAGTTTAGAAAGTGATTCAAAAATTCCTTTAATCTCTGCCATAATAAATGCGGCAGTAATT
This genomic interval carries:
- a CDS encoding SpoIIE family protein phosphatase; this translates as MSLFDTDGAQRNLSALVDFGKFINSSLDLKSNLNNLLLTCFGKFHTTKGVIALFDDYGELKVKSFKGLTAEVIKQFPSINREDIENNKPVLTNFKEKYNLQFCQHIKSSQGTLGIIFLGDKLSKKEYTPDDKEFIDLIINIAATAIENSIIFEKLKTANRSLDSKVSMLSSLFELSKEFSGVLETQRVVKLLIYSIIGQLLISNYAVIVCEPNGMTILDSKFPQPLLSAILQNCNPAEIITPLRKEKLKEEYGELVNIGVELLIPMQIQRETKGLILLGKRINNIEYSESDSEYIYSIGSLAMISIENARLFKETLEKQKMEKDLEIARNIQKNLFPKSLPKLQNFEIQAVNVSSKQVGGDYYDVLRLDDNNILFAIADVSGKGVPASLLMANLQAFLKIIAKHGMELSDATGLINDLVSENTMGENFITFFWGILNDEAITLTYVNAGHNPPLLIRNGNISKFTKGGMILGILKTLKPYAMETISLQSGDAIILFTDGVTEAMNKMMEEFTDERLEKLSKQIYQEEAAKILLEIRNDVQTHTEGAIQSDDITLMIIKVK
- a CDS encoding ATP-binding protein: MNNNIKSIEKEIKVKSTTDNLGMIRDFTKSIASQTGFTEEVVDKIALAVDEACTNIIKHAYKFSPEGDILINIKVAENKMIVSITDYGLDFNPSIIPVPDIKKYYQQHKVGGLGIYLMKKLMDEVRYNPNTGNKNQVVLVKYLS
- a CDS encoding STAS domain-containing protein — encoded protein: MADFNVQMHEDDQVSIINLQGYLDAHTAPELENIFTKLIDSQKYRVVVNFESLNYISSAGLGVFMAYVETMRDNKGDIKFTNMTPKVYNIFDLLGFPLLYEFYNDEKEAVQKFSEKS